The sequence AGCCTAAAGCTGCTAAAGGAAAATCCAAGCCCGCTTCCGCCCCTTACGGTACCAAGAAGGCCGCTAAGAAGGACCAAAACCCTCTTTTCGAGAAGAGGACCAAGACTTTCGGTATTGGTGGGTTTTCTTGaatcactctcatcccaccttGTCTTCTCCCATTTCATCCTCATATCACCACCTTGGGTCGTACATTCCAATGCTAATGTTCGTGCACTCGCAGGTGGTGACATCGCTCCCAAGAGAGACTTGACCCGATTCGTCAAATGGCCAGAGTACGTTAGACTCCAAAGACAAAAGGTCATCCTCAACCAGcgattgaaggtgagttgagtcaTCTGTACTTCATTCTCACCATGAGCCGTAGGTGAATCAATCGTACTGACTGTCTATTCTATTCGTTCAGGTCCCCCCCGCCATCGCCCAATTCTCTCAAACCCTTGACAAGAACACCGCCACCCAACTCTTCCAGCTCCTCAACAAGTACAAGCCTGAATCCaagcaagagaagaaggctcGATTGACCTCCGAGGCTGAATCCAAGGCTAAGGAAGGTGACAAGTCCACCACCAAGGACTCGAAGAAACCCGTCTTCGCCAAATACGGTCTCAACCACGTCATCGCCCTCGTCGAGGCCAAGAAGGCCCAACTCGTTGTCATTGCCGATGATGTTGACCCTATCGAATTGGTCGTCTTCCTCCCCGCCCTTTGCAGAAAGATGGGTGTCCCATACGTTATCGTTAAAGGAAAGGCCAGACTCGGTTTGATCACTGGAAAGaagacttcttcttccgttGCCATCACCGACGTTCGATCAGAGGACCAACAGGCCCTCGCTAACCTCGTTTCTGCCGCCAAGGCCAACTACCTCGACAAGGCTGAGGAGATCAGACGACACTGGGGTGGTGGTGTCCGAGGTAACAAGTCGTGAGTTTAGTGAACCTTCCCTTCCCCGATACTCTCAGTAGACGCTGATATATGTCGTTTGACGGTAACCAGCGTTGCCAAACTCAGAAAGAGAGCCAAGGCTGCCGGTCAAGATGCCAAGAAGATCGATGTCTCCCTTTAAGCGGGTTTGGTCGATTTTGGGTTCATTGGTGTCGTTGAAcacgaggatgaggatgaggtcTTAAATTAGGTTTATATACCTGTTTTTGACATGTATGATATGGCTATACGATATGAACACCAGTCTGGATGGTACGATTCTATATCATTGCACATTTTCACGTTGCAAGAGGAGCTCGTTCAATTCCTGACAACCTTTACTGTCAGTATTGAGGTTTCTCACTGCTGTGAATGAGGGAGATCTTTGATCGATTTGTGATTCCATGTAATATCGTCTACTGTCGTATCCTCTGCATGTGTTCTCCCGGCAACATCATGGGCCTGCCATTTGAATGCACATCTTCTCGATAATCACCGAGTAAGGCATCCCATGCATAGAGTAGATAGACCCGTAGAGTGAGTGCACAGGGGGGAGATTGACCAATCAATTCGCCACAAATAGTCAAATAATCGTACAATCGTATCATACTCACCACCAATCAACACAACGTGGCAACTGCACGAGCCATCGATCATCACTTATTTTGGGACTTTTTCAAAAACATCCATTTCAACTTCCCCAAAGATCATTCATTCACTGTAAATTGAGATAAGTATACTCATCACTGAACCTCTCGcttctccacctcaacacctCTTGCTCCCTACAACCTCAAATACCAAATCAACAATGGCCGAATCATCCACCTCTACTTCCTCCCCTGTGCAACCCGAGGGAACATACAGCTTGGAACAGTTAAAAGAGCATAACACGCGAGAGAGTTTGTGGATGTTGTTGCATGATAAGGTTTATGATATCACTGCGTTcatggatgaggtgggtttgtgTCTCTTCTATCCTTATCATATGTTAGAAGAGGAAAACgaaggggagagatggaagagaaaagGTGTGGGAAACGATCGCATCGCGGACAGACATGATCATGAATCATCGTGGGATGTATAAATGGTTTGTGAGGGAACGTTAGTCTCCTGCAAGGGATGCAGATCAGTTTTGTGGGGCTGATAGGATACTGTAACTGGCTGAGAAGTGGCGGGGGTGTTCAGTAgcatcaagaagaagaggatattgaATAAGGCTGATTCTTAACCTGTCAATCTATAGCATCCCGGTGGAGATGAAGTATTAATTGAAGaagctggtgagtgatcgtcCTCTGTTCCAGAatatcatgatcatcatcgtctgGTACTGGATATCAATTCCGCCGATTTCGACCGTATGACCATGTTCATATACGTCCCACCCCAACCCACTGACCCAACCTGCCCTGGTACATGTATATCGCTGATACCTATCCTACCCCCGTCAGGCCGAGACGCTACCGAGGCTTTCGAGGATGTCGGACATTCAGATGAGGCTAGGGAGATGTTACCTAAGATGTTATTGGGTGACTTCTACggcgaggtgagttgtgtataacttggaggagaggatgtCCCCATGGAAGCAACTTGTCATTGGAGgcaaagaaagaaaagcTGACTTGAGGCCATCCGTGTTGATAGAAAAAATCAAAGACTAAGAAATCCGTTTCGTCAACTGGTGgctcaacttcttcctctgggtGAGTAGTCTCTGCTCTATATCTACCATCACCCGGATCTACGATAACCTCATGCTGGATATTTTGTTCTGCTACGATGTGCCTGCTAACTCGTATGATCGGTTCAGCTTCCCTATCTGGGTCGTACCCGTCGCTTTGGTAGCTGCCTTCCTCGCTTGGAGGGTATTCTTAGCTTAAATGAAGAAGCGCCATAGTGATTACGGATTATTGGGTAGATAGACAAGGGATAGGAGTTGGGAATGGGGACGGTTGTTGAAGAGTGTAGAGTGTGAATAGATTGTTGATACACGTATGGCAAGGTGACAGTCAGGTATGAGACGATTCCGATATATAGATAGAATTTTAAGTCATCTGGGGTTTTGATTAAGTTATCGTTTCGTTGTTTATGCATTTCATCATGGATCGTACGTTGTGTTATGTGATGTACAGAGATGAAAATGTATATCATGGCACACGGCGTTATTGCCCTCTACTTATGCGATGGCAGTGAAAGTAAGACTATATCCCAAGACCTATTCCAAGACCCAAATGAAATCACTATCATTCATTCAAATCTTTGATCCCTCCCAAGTCCTAGCTCGACCCAATCACCgcttcccatcccatccatcttcaccccACGGTCCCCCCTTCCTTGCCCAAACCTTCTTCaaaacctcctcctcaccccctatacccctcccatccaacccattATGTTCCAGCGCAAAGACCAGATCCAATATCGTCAAGaccttatcatcctccaccttcctctcttcttctccatctttcTCGCCAGCTTTTTCAACCAATATCATCCGTCGGGTTGGGTGGGAGATCGTATACTTCTGCTTCTTACTTGGTCGTTCCTTGTCTCTGTCTTTCTCGCCATCCGTCTGGGGTGTAGACGGTTCAGGTgtacccatccccattcccttctccttgtctttctccttatctttctctgTACTTATATTTGACAACTTTGACTTCTCCTTATCtaatttcctcttcttccccccgCCCGTAGCCAGCGGACTAGATATACTAGGTACATTCCCAGTCATCCAACCGTActtctttcccatccccacTGATCGCATCGCAGTGGCATTCGCCATCTTATGCTGCACCTCGGCAGATACATCCCTAGGATTAATTTTCCCTTTTTTGGAACTACTTCCTCCCTTGGAGGTCGATTCTCTTATCGCTCCGAACATCGGTGTAGATCCACCACCGGATATGGGGGTAGAaaacgaagatgaaggagagggttTAGATATAGGCGTACTtggtcctcctcctcccatgGATTCATCGGGATTAAGTGAGTTCGCGCGATCACGGATTTTTTGCAATTCTGCTTCCTTGGCCAGTCTGGTCATTCGCGATTTACGGAattcttgctcttcttctcggtAGGTCCTGTTGACTGCGTCGAGAACTGCGTTGGGGTCGGTGGTTATTCTACTGGACCACAACGCTCTTCCTTCTTGCCTTCGCTTACTACTACCACCGTTCGTGTCTTGGTCCTGGTGTGAGGAGAATGGTGGGGTgtacagatgagatgattggGTACGATGTTGTTGGGCGCGTATGGCGGAGGATAAGAGTGATTTTATGCGTTGTTCGATTGTTGAGACGAGGTAGAGGGACGCTTCGGGGTCGATGGTCACGCCGTGGTCTTTTGCTATGACACAAGCAGTGTCAACAGAGTTTACTCTCAGAGGATAACAACAGTTGACACTTGGAAGTCACTCCATATACTCGTATGGGTCACGCAAATAGAGAGGAACATATCATTTGAGTGAGACGTCTACTCACCCACAGCgtccaccttctccttcaacgCCACCTTACCTATCAGATCGGTCCTTTTCGCTCGTGAATTGAGGCCCGTTATGGAAGAGTTGGTGTTTATGGATTTGGTTACGTTTAGTCGACGGGcggcatcttcctcggcCTGGTGTGATGACAGAGATATCAGTAAACAACATAATTCTAAACAAAAGCTCCTCATAAGGGTGTGTATATACTGCTGCCTGAGTGCTCAAACGATACTGGTTCTCTATGTAGGAGGAGAACAACAAGGACATACCCGAAGATCAAATGTATCCCCTTTAGTCTTCTGCATCTTGTCTTCGGTCTCGTGCTCTTTTCGTGTCCTGGTTGAGCTGCTGTTGCCAGTGCTTCAGCGTAGTAGACCAGGGATCGCAGACAAGGATAGGCaatttgatgattgatgtatAGGTATATAGTAGAAGAAGCAGGATGTCAACTTGTTGTTCAGACGAGGGTTAACCTTGCCACTCaagcatcatcaacccaGGAACAAGCGTGTAAAGTCAGGCGCGCCACAGACCAAATCCCCTCGCTTTTCCAGTTTTAGGCATGCGGAGATCAAAGGGTATCGCGCCAACAACATGAGCAAGAACGCGAAGGGATGTTTTCATTTCTTCATCGTTTATTTCCATCTGTTACTCatactcttcctcttcttcatataCAAGATCaaccttccatctctcacTCAAGTCTTCTCGTACAGCCGGTAATCATGGTGAGCTGTCGTGATCGCACCGTAACTCTCAGAACTCCGCTGATAGATATACTGGACATCAGAACCCCTTATTGGCAGCTTCGAATGCGACTTCCGGTGGGGCAGGAGCGGACGACGACAAGTTGTCTGACTATGTACCGAACTCAAGGGATATCTCGATATCTAGAGCCGTAAATCTCACTTTTCTCGTCTATGCAACCTCAAACCctgtatcttccttctcatgcTCGGTTTTTGACTTACTGACTCACGTTTCTGCCTGCTGTCATAGCCATCGGCAGTAGCTTCGGACGAACATCACATCAACACTGCTCCTCAGACGCCCGAACCTGATAGcgaggatgagctggaggatgagaattacgatgaggatgacttGATGAATGGATCGGTCAGTCAGACTTCTACATGACACTCATACCAATTATGAACCTCTGATTTGGGGATTTCCAGCTGATTCTCACTGAAACGAAACAGTCAAAAGCAGCTAACAGAGCCGCTCAATCATCTGCGCGAAAAGCTGCAAATGCAGAGAGGAAAGCTCAGGTGGCTGAGATTGGTAAGAAGCGGGGAGCAATCGAACAAGCAAAGGTTAGCTGCCTCTTCCTGCTCGACATCGAAGCTTACAGATCAAGCTAAtttggtcgatgatgatagtTTGCCGATTCCATCAAGAGATTTCAGTATTTATTGGGGCAGACTGAGCTGTTCCAGCATTTCATCgatctcaaggtgagctctttGCCCATCACTGATCACTGTGGTGCGATAAGCTAATGTGAAGACGTAGAAATCACGAGAACCCGAGTTCGCTGCGATGTTAGATGAGCAGATGGCTAATCAGAgtgggaagggaaagaagaaagcaaagtGAGCTGACCTATTCAACTTGATGATGAGCCAAGCTGACGCGTCCGTTCAGTGATCATCGACATAGGAAGTcggagaaagaggaagatgaggaattgctgaaagatgaagatgcagaagatgaagcgtTTGTCTTCGAGGAGAGTCCTCCTTGTAAGTCAGCTTCCTAGTCTTGATAACCCTAGCTGACGCGA comes from Kwoniella bestiolae CBS 10118 chromosome 1, complete sequence and encodes:
- a CDS encoding 60S ribosomal eL8 domain-containing protein yields the protein MGDSRCIWLGGFPDQKTNPLELRHDPKAAKGKSKPASAPYGTKKAAKKDQNPLFEKRTKTFGIGGDIAPKRDLTRFVKWPEYVRLQRQKVILNQRLKVPPAIAQFSQTLDKNTATQLFQLLNKYKPESKQEKKARLTSEAESKAKEGDKSTTKDSKKPVFAKYGLNHVIALVEAKKAQLVVIADDVDPIELVVFLPALCRKMGVPYVIVKGKARLGLITGKKTSSSVAITDVRSEDQQALANLVSAAKANYLDKAEEIRRHWGGGVRGNKSVAKLRKRAKAAGQDAKKIDVSL